The genomic DNA CTGGTTCCCTGGCACGAGCGGTAATTTGTCGATACGGATCGGGGATTTTCATCCTGAACAATTTTATTTTGCAGTTACTGCCAGCGGCAAGGATAAAACCAAGCGGACACCAGAAGATTTTCTGTTCGTGGACCAGCAGGGAAAAGCGGCAGAAGCTACAAACCTCAAGCCGAGCGCCGAAACGCTGATTCATTGCGAAATTTACCGCCTGACAGGCTGCGGAGCCGTTTTCCATGTGCATACTGTTTTCAACAATCTGATTTCCGAATATTACGGGGAACAAGGCTCTGTACCTGTGAAAGGCATTGAACTCATTAAGGCTTTTAACATTTGGGAGGAAAATGCTGCGATTGACATTCCTGTGCTGCCGAATTACGCGGATATTGCTTCGATTGCCAAACTGGTGCCGGATGTGCTGAATGATCAGGTGCCGGGAATTTTGTTGCGTAACCACGGCATTTATGCGTGGGGGCGTGATGTGTTTGAGGCTAAAAAGCATCTGGAGGCGTTTGAATTTTTGTTTGAAGCGACGTACCGCTCCTTGCTGCTAAGACCTTAGTTATGAAGAGCGACTTGCTACATGCGCGCCTGCTTTAATTGAAAAGTGCAGTTTGAATGCGGAGAACGTAGCCCCAGCGAAAGCAGGGGAGCGTTCTCTTTTTTTTAAATACAAAGGCAGCCTTGGACGTGTATATAACGTCCCGGACTGCCTTTGTATCATTATTGAACCCATTTGATCATTTCAGAATGCTTCTCAGACTTTGTGCAGCCTCACGGGGGGCTTCTGCCCATGAGATGGCTGAAATGACCGCCACACCGTCCGCTCCAGCCTGGAGGACGCCGGCTGCGTTGTCCGCTGTGATGCCGCCAATGCCTACCAGTGGAAGGCATGCACCACCTGCACGCAGCCTGCGAACCAGATCCGGTCCCTGCACCGGATGCGCATCCGGCTTGGAACGAGTCGGGAACATCGGCCCTGCGCCCGCATAATCAGCGCCAGCGCTTACCGCCTGCTCCGCTTCCGTTAGGCTGTGTACCGATACGCCGATGATTTTGTCGCCCATTCGGGAGCGCACGCGGTCTGCAGGCTCGTCATCTTGTCCGAGATGGACGCCATCTGCATCCACAGCCAAGGCAAGCTCGACATCATCATTGACGAGAAATGGAACGTCATAACGATGGCACAGTCTCCGGGCGGCTTGAGCAAATTCGTGCAAGCGACTTCCCGTTAGACGGTCCGCACCCTTTTCACGCAATTGAAAAAGGGTCACACCTCCCTGCAACGCTTCCTCCAAAACCACCAGCGGATCACGGCTGCAATTCATACTGCCCATGACCAAATAAAGATGCAGACACTCCCGCATACGTCCTATTTCAATTCTTGGCATTGCTTCGTTCCTCCCTCATTGCTCTGCTCCACACAGATGCTCCTTCTCCTGTCCAGCGTGCGTTCCATGCCCAATGGTTCGTTGGTCCATGACCACTGCCGATACCCAAGCCCTGCTCAATCGCCGACTGTATAAAAGCCTTGGCCATCTGTGCCGCCTGGGGTACACTTCGTCCTACCGCTAATCCAGCCGCCAGCGCCGCTGAAAAGGTGCAGCCCGTTCCATGGGTATGCGGGGTATGAATTCTTGGTCCGTCCAGTTCGGTAAAATCTCGCCCGTCGAACAACAAATCCACGGACCGTTCCGTCTCTGCGCTATGCCCTCCCTTGATGATTATATAGCTGGTCCCCAAACCAGCCAGCATTCGAGCCGCTTCCTTCGCACCCTCACGACTGGAGAGGGTTAAGCCTGTCAACGCTTCCGCTTCCGGAAAGTTCGGGGTGACTACCTTCGCTAACGGCAACAGATATGATTTTAGCGTTTCCATTGCTTCATCTTGAAGTAGAGAAGCTCCGCCTTTGGCGATCATCACCGGGTCTACAACAACATTAGGCCACCGAAACTGGCAAATTTGCGAGGCCACCTGGCGAATGACCTCAGCCCCCAGGAGCATACCTGTTTTAACAGCATCGGGAGGTAAATCCGTACCTATGGACTGTAATTGAGCTTCCACCATAGGAACCGGAACGGAATGAACAGCTTGTACACCGCGTGTATTTTGGGCAGTAACTCCCGTCAGGACAGACATGCCATACACACCCAGCTCCTGGAAGGTTTTTAAATCTGCCTGTATGCCTGCGCCCCCTCCGCTGTCCGAGCCTGCAATGGTTAATGCTTTGTACACCTTATGAGTCATAGCTGCGGCCCCCTGACAACCTCTTGCCGCTTCCATTTCTGCTGCCGATCCTGAATCTGATTATTCGTATAAAGTAAAAGGAATTTCAATATCAAGCGAACCCTGCTCCTTTGATGACAGGAGCCTGCGCTTCTTTCCAGCCGAGAGATATGGTTTTCAGCATGCACATGCTCAAGTGTATAAAACAACAAAAAAACACTATGCAAAAGCAGAGTGTTCCTACACTAAGGTCCCTGCGCTGGCATTATCCAACAGGTTCATACGGTCTACGACAGATTAGTCGTACTCTCAGCTTGCTTCCGCAGGCTCCCGTGCTATTTTTTTATAATCGTAACCCTTTATGCTGTAAAAAGCAACGCCCCCTATTGAGGACGTTCCAGCCTGAATTGCTCTCCCAGCTTCGCATAATCATTCCCGGCCAAACGGCTCACCGGACGTAGCTCCTTGGCGATCACGTATGTATTTTGATA from Paenibacillus sp. FSL R10-2782 includes the following:
- a CDS encoding methylthioribulose 1-phosphate dehydratase translates to MGFSLADITLEEKRRALEELADVKELFASRNWFPGTSGNLSIRIGDFHPEQFYFAVTASGKDKTKRTPEDFLFVDQQGKAAEATNLKPSAETLIHCEIYRLTGCGAVFHVHTVFNNLISEYYGEQGSVPVKGIELIKAFNIWEENAAIDIPVLPNYADIASIAKLVPDVLNDQVPGILLRNHGIYAWGRDVFEAKKHLEAFEFLFEATYRSLLLRP
- the thiE gene encoding thiamine phosphate synthase; translation: MPRIEIGRMRECLHLYLVMGSMNCSRDPLVVLEEALQGGVTLFQLREKGADRLTGSRLHEFAQAARRLCHRYDVPFLVNDDVELALAVDADGVHLGQDDEPADRVRSRMGDKIIGVSVHSLTEAEQAVSAGADYAGAGPMFPTRSKPDAHPVQGPDLVRRLRAGGACLPLVGIGGITADNAAGVLQAGADGVAVISAISWAEAPREAAQSLRSILK
- the thiD gene encoding bifunctional hydroxymethylpyrimidine kinase/phosphomethylpyrimidine kinase, translated to MTHKVYKALTIAGSDSGGGAGIQADLKTFQELGVYGMSVLTGVTAQNTRGVQAVHSVPVPMVEAQLQSIGTDLPPDAVKTGMLLGAEVIRQVASQICQFRWPNVVVDPVMIAKGGASLLQDEAMETLKSYLLPLAKVVTPNFPEAEALTGLTLSSREGAKEAARMLAGLGTSYIIIKGGHSAETERSVDLLFDGRDFTELDGPRIHTPHTHGTGCTFSAALAAGLAVGRSVPQAAQMAKAFIQSAIEQGLGIGSGHGPTNHWAWNARWTGEGASVWSRAMREERSNAKN